atatacaaaatataaatgacaATCGGgtgacaaaaataaaaaaaaatcgaatgacaatgacaccggatgatgatgatcaattcaaaatattggtttcaacacacacacacatacaaacaataaataaatcgatGAACTATGATTTGATCACAAAAACTGACAAACAAccatataaatgaatgaatgaaaaataaaataaaacggtcaaaatatgaaaaaaacaacggcTAGGCGAATATGGGCTCCTGGAATACactgaagaaaaaagttcCTCATACATACAATGAAAAAGTATTCTGGTAGCTGGGTTTTCCGCCGATACAGAGAATCCATATATTACCAAACACACGCAcagatgaaatgaaagaaagtaACTGAGAGAACATAGTATAGTGAGATGAAATGAGAATCTTTGACACATGCGTTTTTCTGGAATTTGTTGtaaagtttatttttcttacCCGATGAGTGTTTTAACCTTTTAGTATTACATGtgtttgatttatatataaatgaaaaactcaataaaaataataatgcttattgtttgatttttgaaaaacaatcgCTTCATGTGGTAGCAGAGCGTGGTTGATCGTTTTCTTTCACCCCTCTGGctaattgttttattttttcatttgtttattattgaaaaaatattatctTAAATATTTGTGTTTGTCATGACAAAGCCATCGTCAACCAGCGGTAATGACATGGACGCAACCATGAAGAAATTTATGGAAATGTTCATATCTATGAATTCTTCACGATCATCATCCGAGTCCAACATGGGACTGGAAACGTATGCATTCAGTCAAGTGACCAAATATGATGGTGCCAATATTAAAGAGTGGTCATCCTCGGTACAATCAGCGTTCCAAACATGTGGTAAGGAACATTTTCTTAAAAATGAACTTCCGACTGGCCATCCCGAATACTCTCTTTATCAGAGGTACTTTGGATTAATGAAATTTACATTTCAACCAAAGGTTCGGGATCATGTTGAACATCTGAAAACGGTGTTTCAACTATGGGATTATATGACTCGTTTCGAGAAAGATAATCGGGCTACAGCGGTAAGAAAATATATAAAGCTGGTTGGTACAAAGTATGAAGGTGGCGAACTTCGTCTTTGGCTTGAACAATTGACAGCTCGTTTTGAAGATGTCGAATCGGAGTGGCTACAAAACACTGAGAATTCTCGGtgcaccatcatcatcagtatgtTACCACGACCAAAGTTCGAACGTCTGGCAGACAGACTGACGTCCAGAGATTCGTTGACAATGAAGGACATAATGAACGCATTCATCGAGGAGgacgaaaaaatgaaaactgtTTCATCGAAACATGTGAGTAATCAGTCTGTCAATGccatgaagaaaaaattcaacaagaaATCATCTTCGTCATCAAAACGTAACGATGTGAAGTGTGATTACTGCAAAAGAAATGGTCATACTACTGATGATTGTCATAAACGTTTCTGGGATGAACATCATaaatcatccacatcatcgtcatccaGCCAATCAAATTCGAAAccatcgacatcatcatcttctgcATCATCAAAGTCATCAAATGCCGCATCTACCAGCAAACATTCGGCTAAGTCCGTTATTCTTAAAAATGTTTGTAACACAAAAAGTGATTCATGGATCCTGGATTCAGGATCGACAACACATGTGACATTCAACGAATCGGTGCTGGTTAACGCCAAGTCCAAACGGTGTGAGTTTGAGGCCGCTGGCGGAGAACCAATTATCTCAACAAAAACTGGTGATACTGTGATTCATccaaatgacaatgaacTTATGCTAAAAAATGTTGCATGTGGTGATTTTAATGCAAACTTGATATCTGTGTCTCAACTTATGAGTGACGGTTATTCTGTGTTTTTTGATGGCCAATCGCCAGATAAAACagctttcatcatcaaaaaccaTGACATTAACATTGTGAATCCTATTGTGTCTGCTAATCAATCATCAGGTGTGTGGCTTCTTAAAAATCAACGCAAACAAACATGTTACAATCTGTGGCATTATCGTCTAGGCCATTGCGGCAAAAATATTCTAAATCAAATCgccaaacaatcatcatgtgttaaaattgataatgacaaCTGTGATGCGTGtctgaaaaataaatctgtGTCTGTGCCACATAAACAACCAATGatctatgatgatgtgaacatttttgaatttcttcaTGTTGACTTGTGGGAAAGCCCAGTGTTATCAGCGGGTGGAAGTAAATATGGTTTACTTGTGGTTGATCATCGTACACGTTTCTGTTTCGGTATTTCAATTCCGTCTAAATCTGATGCAACTGAAGcgttaattaattttatcacTGATCATCAACGTCGATACAAGAAAAATGGACGAAAAGTATGTTATATCAGATCTGATTGTGGTAAAGAGTtcgtcaatcatcaaatggaaGAATTTTGCTCAGAAAATggcatcaatcatcaaactaCTGTTGGCTACGCGCCACAGCAAAATGGAATCGTAGAAAGAATGAATAGAACTGTTTTTGGTACTGTTCGTACTCTTCTAAATTCAGCCAACATGGACCACAAATATTGGGCTGAAGCTATGTCTACTGCTATTTATCTGATAAACATTTGGGTTCGTGATTCTGGCTCATCtccatttgaattgtttttcgGTCATAAACCATCCTACGGTCATTTGCATACGTTTGGATGTGTtgcttatcatcatcaaccaaaacaaaaacgaacaTCGAAACTCGATCCAACTTCAACAAAATTGGTATTCATCGGATATACAAATTCAAAAGTGAATTATCGTCTTCTTGATCCATCTGATGATAAAATAGTGATTACAAATGATGTGAAATTTTGTGAGAATGAGATGTATTTTAAATGtgactcatcatcatcatctaatgtcgatcaatcaacatcatcttcatcttcttttATCAATCCAAGATTTTTACATGATAACAGTTTAACAAGTGATAGTGATAGTGATAGTGATAGTGTTATTGACAATACTCATGATTCATCTACAGTTTCGATACCAGCTtcattttcaccatcatcttcGTCAACACAAAACGATAACGGATCAACAAGTATTTTTTCTGATGTTGAAACACCATCTATCGATGATATTTCTGCGACTACAGATTCAGAATCAGtagatcatcatattttacCACGTCGATCAAATCGAGAGAACAGGGGAGTTCCCCCGAACAGATTTGGTTACAAATGCGTGAATTCATATATCATACCATCAACCTACGATGAAGCTCTAAAATTACCAGATTCGAAACAATGGCTGGATGCTATAAATTGTGAAATTAATCAGTTGCAAAAATATTCTGTATTCAAAAAAGTGCCATTTGATAAATCCAAGAAGGTGATACCAACGAAATGGATCTTTACTAGAAAACGAACTGGTGCATACAAAGCAAGGCTTGTTGCTTGTGGTTATCGACAGATGTATGGTATTGATTACATGGAAACAGCTTCACCAACACCTGATCGATCTTTGACAAACATATTGCTGGCATGGGCCAAAACATTTAATCATAAAGTACGACAATTAGATGTACGAACGGCATTTTTAAATGCTGAATTATCTGAACCAGTTTATGTTCGTCCACCATCCGGTTTTGATAACAATGGTTTGCTGAAACTTGAAAAAGCTTTGTATGGTCTAAAGCAGAGTCCGTTGGCATGGTATAAAACCAtatcaaattatttgttgtcaATTGGCTTTGAGAAATGTGTTACCGATAAATGTCTATTCAAAAAAGGTGACGTCATTCTGTTGctttatgttgatgatatcatcatGGTTGGTCCTAATGAATCTATGCTAAattcgatcatcaatgaattggaaaataaatttgaaatcacTGATATTGGCAACATCGGTGACTATCTTGGAATTACTATCAAGGAATTTCCTGATAggtttgaattgaatcaatctaGTTATATCAACAAGGTGCTAGAAGAATTTAATATGGTGGATTGCAAACCATCTAAAGTTCCAATGTCTTTTCTTTATGAAACCATTGAGGATGAAGAAATTGACATGAATCTTCCCGTGCAGAAATTAATTGGGTGTCTTCTTTATATTGCCAATAGAACCAGACCTGACATTTGTTTCTCTGTCAACTGGCTTTCTCGATTTATGACGAAACCAACAGCCTCGTTGTTTAAAGCTTGCAAGAATATTTTACGTTATTTATCATCTACgattaataaaaatcttGTTATCGGGTCGTTGGATTCAACACTGACCGTATACACTGATGCCAGCTTTGGTCAAGGTGTTTCTAAACGTTCAACTTCTGGTGTAATCGTCCGTTGTGGGATGTCGACTCTAACTTGGAGATGTTGTCGCCAATCGAAATTATCTACATCGAGTTGTGAGGCGGAATCCAGAGCTTTATTGGATGGGCATAACATCATGAAACCAATACGTGAAATTTTGGACTTTATGAGTTATATGACTAATGTTATTTTCCGTTGTGATAACAAGTCTgccattcaaatttttactGGAAGCACGATGAAGAGATCCAGACATTTTGACATAGAAATCAAAAAGCTCGTGGAGATTTTTTCAGATGATCCTTCTATGTCTGTCGATTTTGTTTCTACTGATATTCAATTAGCAGATGGGTTAACTAAACCCTTTagcaaaaataatttatgtattttctttgattctttgtttttatgAATCATCGGGTAACAGGGGAGCATGTTGtaaagtttatttttcttacCCGATGAGTGTTTTAACCTTTTAGTATTACATGtgtttgatttatatataaatgaaaaactcaataaaaataataatgcttattgtttgatttttgaaaaacaatcgCTTCAGAATTTATgttctttattttcttcattttttgtttttcacattcattttctcttttacttttttttctagttgtCCGAACGAATAATGTGCCtagacagacacacacacaatggtaaatggtgaaaataaaaccagTAACCAGCccaaccaaagaaaaaaacaacacaagcAAGCAATTCATCTAATGTTCGTGGgtcgttttttcatttcatcttctCTTCTGATTCCCACACATTCTCTTCTCTTTTCCGTTCTCTTTTTTCGATTCGTGTGTTTGTCTATGTTTTGCTTAATTCGatctttttccattcattctataattttctattttggcATTTTGTGTATACGGCAATTCCCAAGATATTACGAAGGATTCGAATTCGAagcattttttcaatgttgatatGTCACATTGAAATATAGACGTAGAAAGAATTCAAACCAGAATCATTATGAACTTTATTCGCgtatagaatgaatgaattgaatcaaagtGAATGGAATGATATACACGAATGGaataccaacaacaacaacaacaacaataacaacaacgataaaaaCGACCAACGAATATTTGAATGTGTTACGACGACACGAatagcagaaaaaaacatgaaaaagaaaataaaaaatcgaaatgaaataaataaaataaaaatcgaaagAATCGAAATAAACAAAGTACAATGCATAGTGTAATAAATGTGGGCcaaataatgttgttgttgttccaacaacaacaaacagtgaaaaaaaatctcaattgCATACCATGGATGGGTAATTTGTTATTCGATTTCctagaaaaattcaacatcatttgGTAAAATTGGTCCAAAACATGAagagaaaaaggaaaatgaaattcaatttaaccatttgaaatcatcaacattcaagACAAAATTCAGGacaaaaagagagagagagaaacaatTTGTAACAAAAGACACAAAAcacaaagacaaaaaaaagtttgttgaagaaattgaagaaaaccTCATTATTCTGGCACgcaaataattattatgtaaTATGAACGTTTTTTACGAGAATTTTCTGAAAAATTTccgtttcatttttatagttgtttatgtttatttCTTCTTATGACTATGCATGGttagaattttttgtgtgtgtgcatgcgtgtattaaattaattgaaatgaacaaaattttttagaaAGAGACAGTGTTATAATGGCAACATTCATACATataaatggtgataatgatattttttcatggtgtggataaaaatatttgaaaaaaaacacaaaatgattgatatgaaatatgatcatgatgcaacatacacaaacacaaaaagaCAAGGACATGGTAAAAGTAAACGACAAGACTACAACAGGATATGgacaaataaatcaatgattgaatgaaacaaataaacagaacagaaattaaaaaaaacggatgTGAAAATGGTGAAATGATGTAACAAACGGGAAAAATCATGGATTACAAAATTGTTTTAGCtgaattgcaaaaaaataattattcaaaGATTAAATAGATTCAGGACTACCACTTCTACAAATAGATtcgggaattttttttgaattcccGAGAATTAAGcaaacacacatagacaGACATATATATTgggatttattttttactaAAACCAGCATCACCCAATGAATCATAATCACCACCACCTGCTCCACCGCCCAGATTGCCAAGATTACCAAGATCTTGTCCACCGAAATCATTACCACCGCCTAGACCTAAATTCAATCacataatgaataaataatgaattaatcatcatcgttaacgacaatgatcaaatgatttattatctgttttttttttttttttttgataaaaaaattacttaCCTCCAAGACCACCGATATCATTGCCGCCACCAcctccaccaccacccaAATTAAGACCATTAAATCCACTATTAGAATTTCCACCTCCTAAATTGAGACCATCAAGACCACCAAaaccgccaccaccatttTGACCCCCACGATTTCCACCAAGATTTCCTAGACCACCAAGACCAAGTCCTTGTCCTTTTGATTATGAAGATATtggaataaattttaaacgaaaacaaaaaactttaaatCTACTTACCTCCTTGCTGACCACCACCTCCACCTAACCCGGGTAAACCACCAAGTAGACCACCACCACGTTGATTACCACCGGTTAGACCATTTGCTAAACCACCAAGTGCTTGACCGAGACCGGCTAATGGATTCAGGCCCCCCAATCCACCaagaccaccaccaccaccacctgtATTACGATTATAACCATTGGGTGAGCCACCGCCAAGTAAACCACCAAGACCACCCAATCCGGGTTGTCGTCCTcccccaccaccaccaccacccccGAAATTGGCAAGATTTTGTCCGCCCAAACCTGGATTACCAGAACCTCCACCACCTAAACCCGTTccaagattatcatcaaatgaaagaTCTCCAATGCCCAAATTACCCAGTCCCAAATTGCCAAGATTTAGATTACCTAGATTACCTAGGTTTCCAAGATCGCCCAAGAAACCACCGCCACCTTGATTGCCTTGTGCCCCACAATCGTTTATCCATAATGCCGTAATGGCTATAATGCCAATTATTTGTCGACTAGAGAACTGAATTTGGAatataagagaaaaaaatgataataaaatgaaatcaaatgaaattctatGTGTAATTTACCattgttatgatgataaatgtgtCAACTGGTCAAATCAGTAACTTGATTTTTCaagcaaaaatttttatgatcAAATATCTTCAAGAATATAATCAAGGCAATGAATGGCAAATGGGTGGTGAGCGTGAACATAGGATTCAACAGGCAATTCGGACCGAAATACGAGAATGAGAATTTGCATAGGTTGAGAGAATTAATGAAGAAAGAATAAATGTTTGTTCGATTCAAgacaagaaataaaaaaataaaagaatggTCAGTTTGATGTgtattaaaatcaaaaaaaaaaaacaaacaaaaagacgTTGCTTTGGACACTCACATCGTTGAACTAAAAGTTGAATCTGTCAAAactttgtcgtcgtcgtcgttgtcgttggaaaaaatttgttgtcgATCGTTTGTCGTAGTTCGTAAATGAAAATCTCAACTGACTAACAATGGTTGACAAGAAATATgaaatcattgtcatttataTCGTTTAatactcttttttttcttgtccgatttgaattttgattttttgggttttttctttgtttcaaACGTAGAATAATATTGGTTGTACACCTGCAATCATTCACTTGGGTGATACCTTAGTAGCATGGAAATTgtcacttttttctttctttttctctctttctctcgtTTATATTCTAGGTAGccaaaaagaagaaattgcTCCAAATTATGACTCATAACTGGACAATATTTGATACATGGATGTATAACGTAATCATATTGttgaaaacatgaaaaaagatttcgaaaaaaaattttcttatgattgaaaaacatttcaaccACCGGAACAGGATGTTGtcaaggattttttttggattagaaaaccaatgattttttcttcatttgagAATACATATAAGTGtgtggtgataataataacactatgatttcatttataataaaaagaatagAAAATGTCAATCATGAACTGGGtcaagttgtttttttttcttttcgtaccttgaaaaagataaattaaatgattcaaatgaataaatcggcagcagaaacaaaaaaaaacatttcaaatttgaatgtCGTTTTTATCTAAATTTTTCAGGTGCTAATTATTGGCCAATAatataacaatgataaaaatgggCGTCTCatttaacgaaaaaaaaattctatgaaTGAGTCATgagttgttgttcattatttttttccggttAGTTTTTGAAACTGGTTGGTAGTCTTGATGATTACACAGACAAAAagctttcaaaaaaattcaaaattgacgAAGAAAGTGTTTGATCGTTGTGGCGATCatacatgtttttttttatttgcaatttttttctaaatgttttttttctggagaATTTAAAACGATaatcaaatgtgtgtgtatgtgcgaGTGTGTTCGtgacaattcatttttggaaaaaacaaattgaaataaccgtgaaaacaaaaatcgacagacacacacacacacacacatccacATATAACATACataaattaattcattcaaaatgagTGTGTCATCAATGTTTCGATAcatcatagtcatcatcattgccactGTCGCcgtcatcaatattgatcatcttaatcctcatcatcatcatgtgtcaGCTGTTCCAGtcacaaattcaaatcaacaacaacaaacaaaattacaaACATCAGCTAATGAACcgacaatcaaaacaacaaacagtaATGTTTATGGAGCGGATAATGGTGGTTCAACAAATCaaagtggtggtggcggtactaatggacaacaacaacaaaaaccaaattctGAGCAAAATCCTGGTTCAGTGAATCGTGGTTATAATCAAGGCTATTCATATAATACCGGTATTAAACCATATAGAACTGGCTATACATATTTTCAACCATTTGGTGATCAtgttaataatcaaaatgatggcaaaaatggtaataataatggtaatggtggcaatgttgaaaacaataccaatcaacaacaattaccaATTGAATTGCCAAATTTTTTCGGTATCGATCCTAAACAATTAGGACCAGTTCGTGTAAtagagaataaaaatttaccgcttgatgaaaatggaattcCGATTTTGGATCAGATTCATATACCGGAAAAtacgaatgaaaatcaaaatggcaataataatggaaattttaATAATCGACAAGCACggccactaccaccaccaccaccaccacaacctCCAGTACCCGTACCACCCGTTGAAGTTCCGGTCAATGCGAATGATTTTGCCGATTTTAATTTGAACAATATTCTTtctggtaataataatccgaacaacaacaataatggctacaacaacaacaacaataataataataatggcggCGGAGGAggaatgtttgattttgCACCACCAA
This window of the Dermatophagoides farinae isolate YC_2012a chromosome 3, ASM2471394v1, whole genome shotgun sequence genome carries:
- the LOC124491221 gene encoding copia protein; amino-acid sequence: MTKPSSTSGNDMDATMKKFMEMFISMNSSRSSSESNMGLETYAFSQVTKYDGANIKEWSSSVQSAFQTCGKEHFLKNELPTGHPEYSLYQRYFGLMKFTFQPKVRDHVEHLKTVFQLWDYMTRFEKDNRATAVRKYIKLVGTKYEGGELRLWLEQLTARFEDVESEWLQNTENSRCTIIISMLPRPKFERLADRLTSRDSLTMKDIMNAFIEEDEKMKTVSSKHVSNQSVNAMKKKFNKKSSSSSKRNDVKCDYCKRNGHTTDDCHKRFWDEHHKSSTSSSSSQSNSKPSTSSSSASSKSSNAASTSKHSAKSVILKNVCNTKSDSWILDSGSTTHVTFNESVLVNAKSKRCEFEAAGGEPIISTKTGDTVIHPNDNELMLKNVACGDFNANLISVSQLMSDGYSVFFDGQSPDKTAFIIKNHDINIVNPIVSANQSSGVWLLKNQRKQTCYNLWHYRLGHCGKNILNQIAKQSSCVKIDNDNCDACLKNKSVSVPHKQPMIYDDVNIFEFLHVDLWESPVLSAGGSKYGLLVVDHRTRFCFGISIPSKSDATEALINFITDHQRRYKKNGRKVCYIRSDCGKEFVNHQMEEFCSENGINHQTTVGYAPQQNGIVERMNRTVFGTVRTLLNSANMDHKYWAEAMSTAIYLINIWVRDSGSSPFELFFGHKPSYGHLHTFGCVAYHHQPKQKRTSKLDPTSTKLVFIGYTNSKVNYRLLDPSDDKIVITNDVKFCENEMYFKCDSSSSSNVDQSTSSSSSFINPRFLHDNSLTSDSDSDSDSVIDNTHDSSTVSIPASFSPSSSSTQNDNGSTSIFSDVETPSIDDISATTDSESVDHHILPRRSNRENRGVPPNRFGYKCVNSYIIPSTYDEALKLPDSKQWLDAINCEINQLQKYSVFKKVPFDKSKKVIPTKWIFTRKRTGAYKARLVACGYRQMYGIDYMETASPTPDRSLTNILLAWAKTFNHKVRQLDVRTAFLNAELSEPVYVRPPSGFDNNGLLKLEKALYGLKQSPLAWYKTISNYLLSIGFEKCVTDKCLFKKGDVILLLYVDDIIMVGPNESMLNSIINELENKFEITDIGNIGDYLGITIKEFPDRFELNQSSYINKNQT
- the LOC124498156 gene encoding uncharacterized protein LOC124498156 isoform X4; this encodes MFSSRQIIGIIAITALWINDCGAQGNQGGGGFLGDLGNLGNLGGGGGGLGGLGGLNPLAGLGQALGGLANGLTGGNQRGGGLLGGLPGLGGGGGQQGGQGLGLGGLGNLGGNRGGQNGGGGFGGLDGLNLGGGNSNSGFNGLNLGGGGGGGGNDIGGLGGLGGGNDFGGQDLGNLGNLGGGAGGGDYDSLGDAGFSKK
- the LOC124498156 gene encoding uncharacterized protein LOC124498156 isoform X3, whose translation is MFSSRQIIGIIAITALWINDCGAQGNQGGGGFLGDLGNLGNLGGGGSGNPGLGGQNLANFGGGGGGGGGRQPGLGGLGGLLGGGSPNGYNRNTGGGGGGLGGLGGLNPLAGLGQALGGLANGLTGGNQRGGGLLGGLPGLGGGGGQQGGQGLGLGGLGNLGGNRGGQNGGGGFGGLDGLNLGGGNSNSGFNGLNLGGGGGGGGNDIGGLGGLGGGNDFGGQDLGNLGNLGGGAGGGDYDSLGDAGFSKK
- the LOC124498156 gene encoding uncharacterized protein LOC124498156 isoform X2 — translated: MFSSRQIIGIIAITALWINDCGAQGNQGGGGFLGDLGNLGNLGNLNLGNLGLGGGGSGNPGLGGQNLANFGGGGGGGGGRQPGLGGLGGLLGGGSPNGYNRNTGGGGGGLGGLGGLNPLAGLGQALGGLANGLTGGNQRGGGLLGGLPGLGGGGGQQGGQGLGLGGLGNLGGNRGGQNGGGGFGGLDGLNLGGGNSNSGFNGLNLGGGGGGGGNDIGGLGGLGGGNDFGGQDLGNLGNLGGGAGGGDYDSLGDAGFSKK
- the LOC124498156 gene encoding uncharacterized protein LOC124498156 isoform X1; the encoded protein is MFSSRQIIGIIAITALWINDCGAQGNQGGGGFLGDLGNLGNLGNLNLGNLGLGNLGIGDLSFDDNLGTGLGGGGSGNPGLGGQNLANFGGGGGGGGGRQPGLGGLGGLLGGGSPNGYNRNTGGGGGGLGGLGGLNPLAGLGQALGGLANGLTGGNQRGGGLLGGLPGLGGGGGQQGGQGLGLGGLGNLGGNRGGQNGGGGFGGLDGLNLGGGNSNSGFNGLNLGGGGGGGGNDIGGLGGLGGGNDFGGQDLGNLGNLGGGAGGGDYDSLGDAGFSKK
- the LOC124498172 gene encoding uncharacterized protein LOC124498172 isoform X2, encoding MSVSSMFRYIIVIIIATVAVINIDHLNPHHHHVSAVPVTNSNQQQQTKLQTSANEPTIKTTNSNVYGADNGGSTNQSGGGGTNGQQQQKPNSEQNPGSVNRGYNQGYSYNTGIKPYRTGYTYFQPFGDHVNNQNDGKNGNNNGNGGNVENNTNQQQLPIELPNFFGIDPKQLGPVRVIENKNLPLDENGIPILDQIHIPENTNENQNGNNNGNFNNRQARPLPPPPPPQPPVPVPPVEVPVNANDFADFNLNNILSGNNNPNNNNNGYNNNNNNNNNGGGGGMFDFAPPSDDPSLMLDGNMDMGGSGNNNNNNNNQNGLAGFGFGGQQVPSEIVNLNNAFGTGGGRGGGASGTGNNNRNSGAGNLNDILDQFGTPNTVATNNNNNNDLGNLGSSTDVNQIFPFLL
- the LOC124498172 gene encoding uncharacterized protein LOC124498172 isoform X1, which encodes MSVSSMFRYIIVIIIATVAVINIDHLNPHHHHVSAVPVTNSNQQQQTKLQTSANEPTIKTTNSNVYGADNGGSTNQSGGGGTNGQQQQKPNSEQNPGSVNRGYNQGYSYNTGIKPYRTGYTYFQPFGDHVNNQNDGKNGNNNGNGGNVENNTNQQQLPIELPNFFGIDPKQLGPVRVIENKNLPLDENGIPILDQIHIPENTNENQNGNNNGNFNNRQARPLPPPPPPQPPVPVPPVEVPVNANDFADFNLNNILSGNNNPNNNNNGYNNNNNNNNNGGGGGMFDFAPPSTSNFNFARPGTAGADQSDDPSLMLDGNMDMGGSGNNNNNNNNQNGLAGFGFGGQQVPSEIVNLNNAFGTGGGRGGGASGTGNNNRNSGAGNLNDILDQFGTPNTVATNNNNNNDLGNLGSSTDVNQIFPFLL